The proteins below are encoded in one region of Ostrea edulis chromosome 3, xbOstEdul1.1, whole genome shotgun sequence:
- the LOC125662865 gene encoding uncharacterized protein LOC125662865: MNLAVLVLLAAVHIGHCLLSVDNAKTSTSIPHGGVSGGSDTPLDSNIIRDIITQETALRIQLQKNVETLMKEFTTLKESTTNEITSLKQKTSSLHQEIADLRTENTKLRQSFDTLNSSCNQGCQNHGSPVAVSGEALSSVSDLKTQVRYLTLSLLDLQKQSSVLNDTLHENFRNVSGNVNSGFKDVMVEILDVKEEQNKIKSSLVNVDSSHQQITSSLRDDLNMTIRDLKIALGRTERQQADLMNSVSTLERNTTSLIKSKLPRVGFTASMTAADTSTTVGRRLVFP; encoded by the exons ATGAACCTCGCGGTACTTGTTTTGTTAGCTGCTGTCCATATCGGACATTGTCTTCTATCTGTCGACAACGCCAAAACGTCTACATCTATTCCTCATGGTGGCGTGTCTGGTGGGTCAGACACACCTCTAGACAGCAACATCATCCGTGACATCATCACGCAGGAAACAGCACTCAGAATTCAACTGCAGAAAAATGTAGAGACGTTAATGAAAGAATTCACAACATTGAAGGAGTCGACGACAAATGAAATAACTTCCCTTAAACAGAAAACGTCTTCCCTACATCAGGAAATCGCAGACTTAAGGACTGAGAACACCAAATTACGACAGAGTTTTGATACGCTGAATTCCTCGTGTAATCAGGGCtgtcaaaatcatggctcccCTGTGGCAGTTTCAGGTGAAGCGTTGAGTTCCGTGAGCGACTTAAAAACACAAGTGAGATATCTGACGTTGTCTCTGTTAGATCTACAAAAACAATCAAGTGTGTTAAATGACACCTTACATGAAAACTTCAGAAATGTCTCAGGTAATGTCAATTCAGGCTTTAAAGACGTAATGGTAGAGATTCTAGATGTCAAAgaagaacaaaataaaataaaatcttcgcTCGTGAACGTGGATTCATCACATCAACAGATCACGTCATCTTTAAGAG ATGACTTAAACATGACTATACGGGATCTGAAAATTGCCCTTGGCAGAACGGAACGTCAGCAAGCTGATTTGATGAACTCTGTATCAACGCTAGAGAGGAACACTACGTCCCTTATAAAATCAA AACTTCCCAGAGTTGGATTTACAGCTTCAATGACAGCAGCTGACACGAGTACCACCGTAGGAAGACGATTGGTGTTTCCTTAA
- the LOC130052932 gene encoding cerebellin-2-like, which translates to MREEKGVIIRTLQEDINNLKIEQASTLHQLSSTLSHLSSTLSQVADLQHEQNALRQELRKEQNQRLTIQEEVNRLKSKGCQCDNSSRNSTLLPHDIQTVKEAITFDLQLEMKQQNDSIMSEMSRMEKDVRDVKAKIRATAMTISGLVSSVSDLQTQIYFSAGTIRDVNKQWKTNEIIVFPHVLANVGGGYDASSGVFTVPKSGVYVLTCFLSTHSSSMYAKLILNGNPVVGITAVTNDVSDVDTGGNAMVSRFQQDDRIWIQFYIGHFLWTMSDASVSTFSGFLL; encoded by the exons ATGAGGGAGGAGAAGGGGGTCATTATACGTACCCTACAGGAGGATATAAAtaatctaaaaatagaacagGCTTCAACTCTACACCAACTGTCATCGACGCTTAGTCATCTGTCTTCTACTTTGTCCCAAGTGGCCGATTTACAGCATGAACAGAACGCTCTTCGACAGGAGCTAAGGAAAGAACAAAATCAGCGCCTCACGATCCAGGAAGAAGTTAATAGACTAAAAAGTAAAGGATGTCAATGTGACAATTCATCACGTAACAGTACACTTCTACCTCACGATATTCAGACTGTGAAAGAAGCGataacatttgatttacagCTAGAAATGAAACAGCAAAACGATAGCATCATGAGTGAGATGTCCAGGATGGAAAAGGATGTCAGAGACGTAAAAGCAAAGATTAGAGCAACAGCCATGACAATATCTGGGTTGGTCTCTTCAG TTTCAGATCTTCAAACTCAAATCTACTTTTCTGCCGGAACCATTCGTGACGTTAACAAGCAGTGGAAGACAAATGAGATAATTGTTTTTCCCCACGTCCTGGCGAATGTCGGCGGAGGTTATGATGCATCATCCGGTGTCTTCACAGTTCCAAAATCTGGCGTATATGTCTTAACGTGCTTTTTGTCGACACATTCCAGCTCAATGTACGCAAAGTTAATTTTAAACGGAAATCCTGTAGTTGGAATCACGGCCGTAACAAACGATGTCAGCGATGTTGACACTGGGGGTAACGCAATGGTGTCTCGATTTCAACAAGATGACAGAATCTGGATCCAATTCTATATAGGACATTTTTTATGGACGATGTCAGATGCTTCAGTCTCAACTTTTTCCGgatttcttctttaa